The sequence below is a genomic window from Pongo abelii isolate AG06213 chromosome 15, NHGRI_mPonAbe1-v2.0_pri, whole genome shotgun sequence.
GGTTAGGGGGGAGAGTGGGATTAGGGAACAGCTGCTTAACCTGGCTTGTTTCAAATCCCCCTTTCTCCCTTTTTGCCCTCAAAAAGTTCCTCATTTTTTCCCCTCTACTTTCTAACTTCTCGCCATGCACTCACACAGCTATACAGCTATCTCCAGAGATTACTCTGGAAACTCTGCTATAAAGATGACCTGGTCTAATgccttgatttgttttttgtttgtttgtttgtttttttgagacagggtctcactctcctggagtacagtggcacaatcatggctcactgcagccttgacctcctgggctcaagcaatcctcccacatagctgggagtataggcacgtAGCACCACTCTcggttaaattttttttgttgtttttttgtagagatagagtctcactatgttgctcaggctggtcttgaactcctggactcaaacgatcctcccaccttggcctcccaaaatgctgggaatacaggcatgagccactgcaccaggcctaatgTCCTGATTTTATAAATCCCAAAACTGGGGCCCAGAGAGAAGAGACATCATTAAGATCACCATACTTGTTGGTATCTGAAGTAGTACTGACCCTTTTGACACCTAATCCAAAGTTTTTTCAGCTACCTCAGGTTGCCTCTCATCTTCCAGCTGACACCATCCAGCACCTTTCAGATACTGGCAAAGgagcagtgtttcaaaattactttCCAAATGGCCTCCTACAAGGCAGTCCTCAGAGAGAAGCAAGGTTCTGCATCTTAAGCCTTCCTTGGTTTCTTAGGTTCCAAAGCTGTTTCTATCAGTCTCCAAGCAACCAACTCTTTAGAATTCCATGAGTCTACTCAGAGAACTTGTGGGTTCAGTCGGGGGTATCTTcaaccatttattaaatttccttttttgtaaacTGAGCTTCGAGAAATTGCAtcttatttattgattatttattgAATGGTAGTTTCATGgagtttttggtcttttttttctttgagagggagtctcactctgtcacccaggctggagtgcagtggtgcgatctcggctcactgcaacctctgcctcccaggttcaagcaattctgcctcagcttcccattacaggccacaccaccatgccccactaattgttgtacttttagtagagacggggtttcaccatattggccaggctgttctcgaactcctgacttcaagtgatgcgcctgccttggcctcccaaagtgctgggatttgcaactatgagccaccgcacccagcctcttggtcattctttgaaaaataaacctcagccaggcgcgatggctgacacctgtaatcccagcaccttgggaggctgaggcaggcggatcacctgaggtcaggagttagagaccagcctgaccaacatggtgaaaccccgtgtctactaaaaatagaaaatttaaaaagaaaatcagctgggcctggtggcgcatgcctgtaatcccagctacttaggaggctgaggccagagaatcgcttggacccaggaagcagaggttgcagtgagccaagatcaggccattgcactccagcctgagcaacaagagtgaagcgcagtctcaaaaaataaaaataaaaaaccttctAGATGTATGCAGCTCCATATTCTCCCACCACAGGGGTTTATAAATCCTGAGAAAGAAGCAAAGCAGGGAACACATGACCACATAGCTCTGGCAGGCGTCAGATTACCAGGCTGATAGAACAGATGGTAAAGTAGAAGCTGTCCGTTGACTTTTCCATTCCCTTTTCAGCTCCTCCGCTGCTACTTAATCTCCTTTGTCCACACAGTTCAATCCCATTTTCCCTGATCTCCAAATCTGGCTAGATTATTAGCCATTAACACTAGTTTTTACAAGGAGACTCTTCAATCTTGTATTTCCAGTAGTATAATTTCACATGTACAGAAATTCTTTAAGTCATAGAAGTCTTACAGATATAGAAATTCTGATCTTCAGGAGTCCTGTTGTGAAACAAACTAATTTATCCTGACAGCAGGAAAGATTTCCCGGCCTAAGGCTCTGTCTCGTTGACCCAGGTCATACTATTCAGGTGGTCCATCTCTTGGTTCCAGGCAAGACTGCTGCTGCTGATCAACCTGAATATGAACTTTAGCACTTGGGCTCAAGCTGCACTCAGACGGTTGGACCCCCATAAAAGAGCGAGAGGGTACGTTTTCTGGTATGAAAAGTAAAGactaggccaggcgctgtggctcacgcccataatcccagcactttgggaggctgaggcgggcggatcatgaggtcaggagattaaaaCCATCTTGGCtgacactgtgaaaccccatctctactaaaaatacaaaaaaattagccgggtgtggtggtgggcacctgtagtcccagctacttggaggctgaggcaggagaatggcgtgaacccaggaggtggagcttgcagtgagccgagattgggccactgcattccagcctgggcgacagagcaagactccatctcaaaaaaaaaaagaaaaagaaaagtaaagactaaaaaaattaaatattataaccctgctaaggcaggaggatcctttgagcccaggagtttgaggctgcagtgagctatgatggcactactgcaccccagcctcagtgacagagggagaccctatctctaataaaataaatcaaaaccctgttaaggttcctcaaaaaattaaatatagaattactctgtgatccagcaattctacttctgggtatatatccaaaagaattgaaagcagggactttaacagatatttgtatacccatgttcatagcagcatactcacaatagccaaacggtggaaacaacccaaatgtccatcagtgaatgaatggataaacaatatgTGGAAGATGCATACAAcagaatgttattcagccttaaaaaggaatgaaatgggccgggcgtggtggctcacgcctgtaatctcagcactttgggaggccgaggagggtggatcacctgaggtcagaagttcaagaccagcctggtcaacatggtggaaccccatctctactaaaaatacaaaaattagctgggtgtggtggtgcgcgcctgtagtcccagctacttgggaggctgaggcaggagaatcacttgaacccgggaggtggaggtttcagtgaactgagatcacgccactgcactccagcctgggggacagagtgagactccaaaagttctggaaatggataatggtgatagttgtacaacaatgtaatgtacttaatgtcactgacttgtacacttaaaaatggttaaaattggCTTgttccagtggctcatgcctgtaattctagcactttgggaggccaaggcaggatgatcactggaggccagagttcaagaccagtctgggcaacatagcaagaccctgtctctaaaaaaaaaaaaaaaaaaagttaaaatgaggccatgcatgcctacaatcccagcactttgggaaattgAGGTGGTAGGGTCACTTGTTTGGgaagaggaggtgggaggatcctttgaacccaggagttcaaggctgcaatgaattatcatggtgccattgcactccaacctgggtgacagagcaagacctagtctctaaaaaaataagagttaaggccagacacagtggctcacgcctctagtcccagcactttgggaggctgaagcgggcagattacaagatcaggagtttgagaccagcctggccaacatggtgaaaccccgtctttactaaaaatataaaaatcagctggccgtggtggcacgtgactataatcccagctactcaagaggctgaggcaggagaatcgctggaacccgggagccagaggttgcagtgagccgagatcagaccactgcactccagcctgggtgacagagcaagactctgtcttgaaaaaaaaaaaagaattaaaaaaagaaacatggccaagtgtagtggctcttgcctataatcccaacactcagggaggccaaggtgggaggattgcttaagcccaggagttcgagaccaggcaacatagggagaccccgtctgtACGAATaatctaaaaaattagccaggtgtggtggtgcgtgcctgtggtcccaggtactcgggaggctgaggtgggagaactgcctaagcctgggagattgaggctgcagtgagctatgatcgcaccactgcactccagcctgggtaacacagtgagacaccccgtcttaaaaaacaaataaacaaatactaTGCATAAAACCTCAAGGCTCAAGAAACAACAGTTTGAAGTAGTtagatgtgtgtgttttttaattttcatgtcttatcttttctgcttttttttttttttttaagagatgaggtcttgctctgttgcccaagctggtatcgaattcctcctgggctcaagcaatctcctgcctaggcctccctcctaacagctggaactacaggcatgtactgcTGCATTCAGCTACTGGGGGAGTGTTTGagtagtctttttaaaaaatatgttaatatcttggtaaaaagtatatttatactGTTCTCTAACCTGCTTTTTTCATCAGCttcatggaaaaatgctcatcatatATTCTTCTGCTATATAACTAAACTGCTTTCATTTATGACATCACAATTAAACTGGTAAAACCAAATTTATATTGCTaacttgtttctaattttttctctattaaaatgATATGATTAGCATCCTTGTAGCCAAATATTTACACACATTTATGAAGTTATACTGAAAACAAATTCCTagacgtggaactgtgagtcaaagaGAAGggatcttttaaatatttttgcatagATTGCCATGAAAAGGTCATACCAGTTTATATATCCACCAATATGAGTTTCTTTTCCAAATCTTCTTCGACATCTTGTGAGAGACAGTTAAAGCATAGTTGTTCAGAGCCCAGGCTTGAGAATCAGATTTCAAAGGTATGAaccctctccctttttcttttcttttctttttcttttttgcccaggctgcagtgcagtggcaccatctcggctcactgcaagcactgcctcccaggttcacgccattctcctgcctcagcctcccgagtagctgggactacaggtgcctgccaccacgcccggtgaattttttgtattttttttttttttttagtagagacggagtttcactgtgttagccaggatggtgtcgatctcctgacctcgtgatccgcccgcctcggcctcccaaagtgctgggattacaggcgcgagccaccgcgccaggcccctttttctttttagaggcagggtcttatccaggttggtctgaaactcctgaccttaagcaaccctgccacctcagcctccaagtaaactgggattacaggcgtgagccacctcacccaacttccacttcccagctGTATGATCTTCAGAAAATCAGTTAAATTCTCTGGGCCTTAATTTACTAATAGGGTTCTTGTAAGTATTAACAATTAGCTACTATTATTTACCTTCTTTAGTTCCTGAGACTTCTATGCACAGAATATACTTGATGTGTGCCACAGAACCTATACAAAGGTAATTACAACTAACAGGGAGTTGTATGATAATGACATGGGACATGAGAGCATTTGGAAACAGATAAAAAGGCTTACCTTGAGGACAGCCTTATTAGGAGCAGAGGCAAACACAGGTTTTGGGGGTTTGAAGCTTACGCATTTATAGGTTTCTCTAATTACCAAGGTAGGAAATTATGAAATCAGGTACAAGGGCTTGGGAGGGGCCTAAAGCTTAAGTTTGATGAAAAAAAACTCACCTCTGGTTGGAACCAATAGCCtatgaaaaagtagaaaagagcCCAATGCATGGGGACCGCCGGTAGTCCCTTGTGgtgtttgagaggctgaggcaggaagacggcttgagcccaggagtttgaggcttgtAAGTGTGCAGTGATGGTAAACCGCCGCTGTACTCCAGActggcaacgtagtgagaccttgtctctttaaaaaaaaaaaaaaaaaaaaaaaaagaaaaaaaaagatgagagagGTAACACTTGCCTGACTGGAACAAAAATGAGAAaccagaataagaaaataataactattggctgggcgcggtggctcacgcctgtaaatgccagcactttgggccgaggcgggcggatcacaaagtcaggagttcgagaaatTAATAACTATTACCTCATTTGGCTGTTTTTACACTCGTAAGGAATGAAGCtcagaggtcacacagctagtaagaagcCAGCACCCTTCGATGTGGGAGTGATGTGGAGGATAGGCATATACAGagaacacaaaagcaaaacaccatggtgcagattttgaaagaaaagtcCTAAGATTAGTAATGAGTGTGAATTATTCAACAAAGTGATCAAAACCAACTCCAGTCCTGCATTCCTCTTCGCCATCAGGAGTTTGGAGCCTGGAGACAGCTAGCtgcctggttctttttttttttttttttttttttttgagacggactctcgctctgtcgcccaggctgtagtgcagcggcgtgatatcggcccactgcaagctccgccccccgggatcacgccattctcctgcctcagcctcccgagtagctgggacgaacCAGTCCTGGCCCAGCCCATTCCGCGAGCCAGCAAGCTTCTGAAAAGCAAAACTAGGAAGTTGCTTTCCAACATAAAGTGGAGGTTTCAACACAGGAGACTTTAAGCAAGTTCCAGTGTGTCTATATTTGGTCTGGCTGATCCTCTGGACTCTGGCCTTCCCCGCTCACATTAGCAGACAGCTCTGCCCTAGTGGGCGCTTAGCCTGCGACGGCAGCCCGAGAGGAAGAGTTGGGCAGAGTTGCAGGGGTCTCCACAGCTGAGGCAGGTTGGCCGGATTATTTGGGTTCCTGCTTGGATGGCGGCGACGCTGATCGTGGAGCCCGCGGGCCGCTGCTGCTGGGACGAACCGGTGCGAATCGCGGTGCGCGGCCTAGCCCCGGAGCAGCCGGTCACGCTGCGCGCGTCCCTGCGCGACGAGAAGGGCGCGCTTTTCCAGGCCCACGCGCGCTACCGCGCCGACACCCGCGGCGAGCTGGACCTGGAGCGCGCGCCCGCGCTGGGCGGCAGCTTCGCGGGGCTTGAGCCCATGGGGCTGCTCTGGGCCTTGGAGCCCGCGAAACCCTCGGTGCGGCTGGTGAAGCGCGACGTGCGAACGCCCTTGGCCGTGGAGCTGGAGGTGCTGGATGGCCACGACCCCGAGCCCGGGCGGCTGCTGTGCCAGGCGCGGCACGAGCGCTACTTCCTCCCGCCAGGGGTGCGGCGCGAGCCGGTGCGCGCGGGCCGGGTGCGAGGCACGCTCTTCCTGCCGCCAGGTGACTCACCTCTGCTAATTGTTCCCGTCTGCCCATCCCTGTTCTTGCGCTTtccgctgtgtgtgtgtgtgtgtgtgtgtgtgtgtcccccgccccgccccgcgcttttcgcttgtgtgtgcgtgtgtgtgtctcttctccagcccccccaccccccgggctatgttgcccaggtaggtcttgaactgctggactcaagctatcctcccgcctctgcctccctaagagctAGGATTgcagggtgagccaccgcgcccggccctttgaGGGGAGttacacttatttttttatttttattttttttcgtCCCTGCGCTTTTCACACGGAGAAAGGATGTAGCTTCCAACATTCCGGAGGTTAGTGTAaggagacaggaatggaatggaaagttggttGGGGAAGTGCCCCTGCCGCTCCAAAACTGAGAGGTCCCTCAAACCTAGTGCTCAGTTAAAAGACATTgtaagggccgggcgcggtggctcacgcctgtaatcccagcactttgggaggccgaggcgggcggatcacgacctCAGGAGatagaggccatcctggctaacacggtgaaaccccgtgtcaactaaaagtacaaaaaattagccgggcgtggtagcgggcgcctgtagtcccagctactccgggagtctgaggcaggagaatcgctggaacccgggaggcagaggttgcagtgagccgagatcacgctattgtactccagcctgggggacaagagtgaaactccatctaaaaaacaaaaacaaaaacaaacaacaaacaacaacaaaattttcaAGTAGTTTCAATGTTCCTATTTATGTACTGACCAggaagccacttttttttttcaataaacagAATTGCGACTGGTTTTCTCACTGCATTTCCATGGCAGCCAGGAGGTGCCAGGTGGCTGGGCCTCTGACAGTGCAGAGGTTATGGTGCCTGCCCGCCCGCCATTGCTCCAGCTGCAGCTGCTGCCCCCTACAGGGCCTGTTCGTTCCTGCTGCCTAGCTCCCCGCTGGCTGGCTATGATCTCCCTCCTGTTGTCACTCCAGGAGAGCAGCCACCTCCTTGTGCATGGCAGAACCAGGTACTGATTGCGGCCTCTCCTCTTGGCCTCGAATGGTATCCTTGTCATCAGTAAGCAAGTCCCCAAAGACCACGGTCTTGTCCATTGTAAGGATAATTCACTCCACAAGCTGGGGCTCCAGGTGCTGCTCTACCCAGCAGTGCTTCTCACCCACACAGTGGTCATACTTTGGCAGGGGCTGGTGCAGTATAAAGACCTCGGTGTTTTGCATGTGCTTCATCTCTTGGAAGACCCTCCGGGGTTGGGCTCCAAGAACTAGGGAAAAGCCTAGGGCTTCACACCCATGGGCCACTTTATCCACCAGGTCCGGCAGCAGGGTGCGGTACTGCTTCCAGGCCAGGAAGCTGCGGTGCTGCTGCAGTGTCACATGCAGCTCCCTGAGAAGCAGTGGCTGAAGCCCAGCAGGAGGCCATCTGGAAGCTGCCAGCACGCGGTCCCTGTCCATCAGCACACGCATGGGCTGTGCTCATCGCTGCTGGGGCACTGGGGTTTCTCGGGATCCTAGGGGTATGGGGCCCACAAATGTGCTTTAAAAGTTTctcatttttgcaacttttctttcAACTCCCACAGTATGTTAAGGTTTATGTAAATTAGCATTTACAATAGGAAAGCCTCTTGCTGTCAAATGGAAATTTGAGGTTACTGGATACTTTTATATTACATAAAGAGCAATCAGCCAGTGTAAAAATGAAATGATGCTTATCCTTattaataatcaaagaaatgcaaaataaaacaacagagtACATTTCACACCCTCAGAAGTGGCCCACTTTTAGAAGCCAGCATTATCAATTGCTGACCAGTATGTGGAGGAAATGAAACTCACTGCTAGAAGGAGTCAACATATTCATCTGCTCTGGGCAACAATTTGTCTTaacttataaagttaaatatgttGTTCTACTTGTACATGTGCAGCATATTCCTTATAAGAGGAAAGCCATTGCAGATGAGCAATGGCTCATATGGATTAAATTTAATCtggattaaatttaaaagagagcAAAGCCAACTGGAAACAGTCCAAACGTCCATCAACAGTAGAACAGATTAATAAATTGAGGTATATTTCCAGCAGTCAAAGTGATTGAACTACAGCTACAAGAATCAACATCTATCAAgatacacaaaataaaagaaaaaaatacaacagaatcgacatggatgaatctccaaACCACTGTTGAGTGAAACAGTCAAACCCTAGGAGAACACATTCAGTATCATTCCATTTCGATACAAttcaaaaaacaggcaaaataaaatattgtttaaggTACATAATCTAAGTGGTAATACTATAAAGAAAACCAAGAGTGATAACACAGAAAGTCCAGGATACTGGAAAGGGAGGAAAGGGCACAGGGGTCTGTGGGACTTTTATGATTTGAGGGTATCAGCACTGAAGTATTTCTTAAAGTGTTGCCTATAAGgtgtttgcattctttttttttttttttgagacagtgtctcgctcttttgcccaggctggagtgcagtggcgcaatcttggctcactgcaacctctgcctcctgggttcaagcgattctcctccctcagcctcccgagtagctgggattacaggtgcccgccaccacacctggctaacttctgtatttctagtagagatggggtttcaccatgttggccaggctggtctcgaactcctgacctcaggtgatccacctgtctcagcctcccaaagtgctgggattataggcgtcagccactgcacccagcctgcgttgttattctttattttttttgtgtgaaatACAACGTTTAATGTAAATGGTAAAAATATTCAGTAGGTGGAGTCATTCAGAATGAGTAGCCTTTTGAGTCTGTCTCCATTGAATAAGTGCATTCTGTTGAGTGCACTGGAGAGGCATTTATGCTCTTCTGTGTGGCAGTCTTTCTGTTTCTTGGTGGTATACCATTAAATGGATTCATTCACCAGTCagaggacatttgggttgtttccagtctttggTTATAATGAGTAAAGTCACTATAAACACTTGCCTACAAGTTTCTGGACAAACACAGGTTTTCATTTCTCGtgggtagatacctaggagtgggattgctgggtcacatgtgTGATAAGTATGTGTTTAACTTGATAAGAAACCAACTGTTTCAGGAATAGCttagttttgcattttgttttgtttcttcccaAGAACCTGGGCCCTTTCCTGGGATTGTGGACATGTTCGGAACTGGAGGTGGCCTGCTGGAGTATCGGGCTAGTCTGCTGGCTGGGAAGGGTTTTGCTGTGATGGCTCTGGCTTATTATAACTATGAAGACCTCCCCAAGACCATGGAGACGCTCCATCTGGAGTACTTTGAAGAAGCCGTGAACTACTTGCTCAGTCATCCTGAGGTTAGTTCTTCTCTCAGATTTATGGGCTATGATGTATCAAGTCTCTTCTTAAATGGTCTGGGTTTTCACAGAAGTTAGCTCATTCATGACAGCCATTCCCTACCCCAACACACACTACCTTTTTTAGTCACTTCTTGTAGacagtctctttctttctttttttgagatggagtctcactctgttgtcaggctggagtccagtggtgcgatcttggctcatcgcaacctccacctcctaagttcaagtgattcttgtgcctcagcctcccgagtagctggaattacaggcacctgacaccatgcttggctaatttttgtatttttagtagaggcggggtttcacaatattggtcaggctggtcttgaactcctgacctcaaatgatccacctgctttggcctcccaaattgctggaatacaggcatgagccactatgcccagcctaatatttgtattttttttttttttttttagtagagatggggtttcgccatgttggccaggctggtctcaaactcctgacctcaagtgatctgcccaccttgcctcccagagtgctggaattacaggcatgtgagccaccacacctggcctcttatAGACAGTTTCTATACAATTCTATACTACATATTTTCTGCTAGTAAACAGATTCGTAGTTGTTGTTATGCAATTTTAAATTCcagtgtgttttttctttctttctgttttgttttgttttgttttgttttttgagatggagtcttgctgtgtcacccaggctggagtgcaatggcatgatttcggctcactgcaaactccacctcgcgggttcaattgattctcctgcctcagcctcccacatagctgagactacaggcgcatgccactactgcccggctaatttttgtatttttagtagagacaatgtttcaccatgttggccagactgatctcaaactcctgacctcaaatgatccacctcagcctcccaaagtgttgcgattacaggcgtgagccaccacgcccggccaggagaTGATGTACTTGTTGATGATGACTCAGTTTAGTTACGACATTGGGAATGGGTGGCTCaggtgggagagagaaaaagatcaTAGGAGATATGAGATTAAGGAACTGAGAAACCAGAGTAATTGATAGATCTTCCACATGGTTATCACCAAGAGTGGTGATGGAGAaattgtggaaaggaagagaTAGAGGGGAGGTAAATTCCCAACGCTGCAAATCTGGGTAAATGGTAGAACCCAGATTCAGACTCAGGTTCAACTAACTTCCAGGGTGGACACTACTCACCGTATTCCACTGTTTGTGGagtcattcttcttctttttcctttgtccctTTCTCAGGTAAAAGGTCCAGGAGTTGGGCTGCTTGGAATTTCCAAAGGGGGTGAGCTCTGCCTTTCCATGGCCTCTTTCCTGAAGGGCATCACGGCTGCTGT
It includes:
- the LOC100442699 gene encoding acyl-coenzyme A thioesterase 1 isoform X1 — encoded protein: MAATLIVEPAGRCCWDEPVRIAVRGLAPEQPVTLRASLRDEKGALFQAHARYRADTRGELDLERAPALGGSFAGLEPMGLLWALEPAKPSVRLVKRDVRTPLAVELEVLDGHDPEPGRLLCQARHERYFLPPGVRREPVRAGRVRGTLFLPPEPGPFPGIVDMFGTGGGLLEYRASLLAGKGFAVMALAYYNYEDLPKTMETLHLEYFEEAVNYLLSHPEVKGPGVGLLGISKGGELCLSMASFLKGITAAVVINGSVANVGGTLRYKGETLPPVGVNRNRIRVTKDGYADIVDVLNSPLEGPDQKSFIPVERAESTFLFLVGQDDHNWKSEFYANEACKRLQAHGRRKPQIICYPETGHYIEPPYFPLCRASLHALVGSPIIWGGEPRAHAMAQVDAWKQLQTFFHKHLGGQEGTIPAKV